TGGAGGCAAAGATATATGATTATTCTACTTGCAATAATTCTATTCCCAATAGCATTGTTGCTTGAGCTTGCTAAAAAATCATAATAAAAGAAGCACCGTAAGGTGCTTTTTTTATGGGGAATTTTGAATACAACTTAAATCATGCGTATTTAATGCGTATAATGATATAAAAGAGGGTATAAATGAAAAAAAGGAGGAGAAAATGAAAAATGTATATCCAATAGTATTAAAAAAAGGAAGTAAGGATAATTACATTGTATTTGTTCCAGATTTCAATATTAATACAGAAGGTGAAGACATGGCTACAGCTATTGAAATGGCAAGAGATGCGATAGGAATAGTGGGAATTGATATGGAGGATGAACACGAGGTTTTGCCTAAACCATCAGCAATGACATCAATAGAAACAAATAAAGATGAGTTTATAAGTCTCGTGGATGTGGACTTTGATGAATACAGAAGAAAGAATGATATGAGAGCAATTAGGAAAAACTGTACGATTCCTTCATGGCTTAACTTTGAGGCGGAAAAAGCAGGAATAAATTTCTCGGCTATATTACAAGCAGCTCTTAAAGCAGAACTAAATTTGAAATAGTAAAAAGCCCTGAATATTGAAATTCAGGGCTTTTCCTAAAAGGTATGAAAAAGAAAAAATGAAGATAAAGAAATTAACAATAAAGTTAAATTTCCTCATCTTCACCTTAGAAATCACCATAGAGAGAGCGTAAGCTCCTCTATGGACATCATACCATAATAAAATATGAAAGGCAAGAAGAGAATGAGAATCACAGTTAAGAATAGAAAAACAACAGCAAAAGAAAAGATTATTGGCGGCATCGTGTGGGGAATACTGATTGGATGCATTGTTTACTTAGCTATAAAATAAGGAGGTGCAACATATGAAGACCATCATAAAAGGCAAATTCTATGATACAGACACAGCAATTACAATAGGAAAGTTTGGGGAGGAAGAACTTTTCAGAAAAAAACGGGAGAATTCTTCAAGCTTGACACAAAAATTGGCATAAAGCCTCTTACAAAAGAGGAAGCAAAAATATGGGTAGAGAACTATTTAAAAGAAGATACATACATCTCATTATTTTGTGGAACAAGGGAACAAAAACTGCAAGTGACAAGTTAAGAAAAATAAGAGAAATGACAGGCTTAACACAAAACAAATTTGCAGATGCTTATGAGATACCAGTCCGCACAATAAAAAGTTGGGAAATGGGAGAGCGAATACCTCCGAAATATGTTTTGAATCTGCTCGAGTTTAAGGTAAGGTGTGATTTTAAAAATAAATAAAATAAAAAGCAAAGGGAAAGTAATAAGATGTTTAAGAATGGGTTTATAAAAGCAATTCGATCGCGTACATCTTTACAGTGACTTGTGGAAAAGTGGCACACCAAATGGCACACTTTAAATGGTTTTAATTGATGTCTTTTGATGTAGAAATCTAAATAATTACCAAATATAAACAAGATAAAAAGCCCTGAATATTGAATTTCAGGGCTTTTCTTAACTGGTATCGCCTAGGGGAGTCGAACCCCTGATTCAGCCGTGAGAGGGCTACGTCTTGACCACTTGACCAAGGCGACAAATTAAATTGTTAAATCACAAATCATTTATTGAAATGCTACAAGGGATATTATATACTAAGATAATCGACTTGTAAAGTTTTTTATTTAAATAATTTCGGGAGAATTCATATGATAAATTATGTAAGTACAAGAGGCATGGAAGGTAGCTTTAGCGCAGCTGAAGCAATAGTTAAAGGAATCGCTGACGACAAGGGTCTGTTCGTACCGACCAAGATACCGGCGCTCTCAGTTAGCTTTGATGAGCTAGCTAAGATGACTTATCAGCAGGTTGCCAAGCTAGTGATTGGATCATTCTTCTCAGATTTCACAAGTGAGGAGATTGACTACTGCGTAGACAATGCTTATGATGAGAAGTTTGAGGTTCCTGAGATCGCAAAGATAACAAAGGCTGACGGAGCAAACTTCCTAGAGCTATATCACGGAAAGACTGCAGCTTTTAAGGACATGGCGCTTTCAATTCTTCCTTATCTTATGACTACATCTATGAAGAAGCTCGGTGTAGATAAGAAGGTTTGCATTTTGACAGCCACATCTGGAGACACTGGAAAGGCAGCTTTGGAGGGCTTTGCCGATGTAGAAAATACAGAGATAATCGTGTTCTATCCTAAGGATGGAGTTAGTGAGGTGCAAAGACGCCAGATGGTAACTCAGGAGGGAAAGAATGTTCACGTATATGCAATAGAAGGAAACTTTGATGATGCGCAGACGGGAGTTAAAAAACTTTTTACTGACAATGCGCTCAAGGAGGAGCTTGCATCAAAGGGATACGTTTTCTCATCTGCAAACTCAATTAATATAGGAAGACTAATTCCTCAGGTTGCATACTACGTTTATGCGTATTCAAGACTTGTAGCAGCAGGGGATATTGAAGCTAGCGATGCAATAAACATCACAGTTCCAACAGGAAACTTCGGAAATATCCTCGCAGCCTACTATGCAATGAAGATGGGAATTCCAGTATCAAAGTTTATATGTGCTTCCAATGAGAACAAGGTTTTGACCGACTTCTTTGTAAGTGGCAAGTACGATATAAAGAGAGATTTTGTTTTGACGAACTCACCATCCATGGATATTTTGATCTCAAGCAACCTAGAAAGACTTCTATACCACCTAAGCAGTGCTGATGAGCTTAGGAAACTTATGGAATCTTTAGATAGCAAGGGGGAGTACAAGGTTTCTGATTCTATCAAAGCGGGACTAGACTGCTTCTACGCAGGTTTTGCGGATATGGATTTGACCTGCGAGACAATAGGAGAACTATACAAGAAAGAAAGCTATCTTGTAGACACTCATACAGCCGTAGCTTATGCAGTTTTCGAGCAGTACAAGAAGGAGACGGGTGACGAAAAAGCGAATGTCATAGCTTCAACAGCCTCACCATACAAGTTCCCAAGAAGCGTTGCATCATCAATTGGACTTAATCCTGAAGGAATGAGTGACTTTGAGTGCGTAGATAAGCTCAAGGAATTTACAGGAGTTAAAGTACCTAAGGCTATAGATGGACTAGAAAGCAGGGAAGTTAAGCACGATAAGGTATTTGCAAAGGATAAAATGCTCGATGCGATAGAGGATGCTCTATGTCTATAATTGAGATTCTGCTAATTGCAGTAGGACTCTCGATGGACGCCTTTGCCGTTTCTATATGCAAGGGGCTTGCGCTTAGAGATATGAAGTGGAGATACGCTATAGTTTGCGGACTTTATTTCGGTATCTTTCAGGCCTTAATGCCTAGCATCGGGTATTTTCTAGGGGCAAGGTTCATTGCAATCATAGCAGATTTTGACCACTGGATAGCCTTTGTTCTTCTCCTCATAATCGGGCTTAAAATGATCAAAGAGGCAGGGGATGAGGAAAAGGAAGATGCTAACTTTGATGTGAAGACCATGCTCCTTTTGGCTATTGCAACTAGCATAGATGCGCTCGCTGTAGGTATAAGCTTTGCTGTACTTAAGGTAAACATTGTTCTTGCAGTAACTCTTATAGGTGCGACGACCTTTGCATTTGGTTTTGCGGGAGTAAAGCTCGGAAACCTTTGCGGAACTAGGTTTAAATCAGGCGCAGAGAGGGTAGGTGGAGTAATTCTCATTTTGATAGGAACAAAAATATTACTTGAGCACCTTGGAATATTGAGCATATAGCTAAAATAGATAAAAGAACTTACAAAAGCTTTGTACAAAAGTACAAAAAAAAGAGTTTTGTTCATAAAACAATGCAATCGTTTTGATGAAGAGATTCAATGTATACATAGTACTAAAATAGAGGGCTCACGATAATTATTGCTACTTGTAAATAATTATTAATCAAAACTGTATGGCCTAAGTTATTTTGTAAGGTGTATCAAAACGCTTTTTAGCAGTAAAGAGACAAATAGAATATTAGATAGTAAAAAAGAAAGCCCCTAAAGGCTTTCTTTTGCATTGGCGGAGGACATGGGACTCGAACCCACGAGGCTGTTACACCCTACTCGCTTTCCAGGCGAGCTCCTTAGCCACTCGGTCAATCCTCCACATTATGTATCATTATACGCTTGGCAAGTATACAATATCTGCTCAAAACAGCTATTTAAGTTTAACATAGTGAACCTGCATATGCAAGGAGGAATATTATATTGTTCCAAACACAAATCGTTCACATTGCCATCATATTTAATTGACATTTTAATCAAAAAGTGCTAAATTACATTTGTTGGATTTATTGCTCAATGGTTTAGGGAGGACTTATTAATGAAAAATCTCAAATCAAGGGCCATCTGGATCATAGGATTTGCGGCACTACTAATTATGTGTATGCCAATTCTCGCTATGGCTAAAGAAGCAGAGTATGTACCTGCTTTATTTGGATCAGTTTGGTCATTACTACCACCATTTGTGGCTATTATACTTGCACTTATTACAAAGGAAGCATATAGCTCATTATTCATCGGTATTGTATGTGGTGGAATACTTTGGTCAGGTGGACACTTCGAACAGACAGTTCATCACGTACTTCATGACGGAATTATTTCAAGACTTTCAGATAGCTACAACGTTGGTATCCTAGTATTCCTTATTATACTCGGTTCACTAGTAGCTATGATGAACAAGACAGGTGCTTCAGCAGCTTTCGGAGCATGGGCGGAAGAACGCATTAAGACAAGAGAAGGTGCTCAGTACAGCACAATTCTTCTAGGATGTCTTATCTTCGTAGATGACTATTTCAACTGTCTAACAGTTGGTGCTGTTATGAGACCTATTACAGACAAGCACCACGTTTCAAGAGCTAAGCTAGCATACCTAATTGACGCAACAGCAGCTCCTGTTTGCATCATCGCTCCTATTTCATCATGGGCGGCTGCGGTAGCAGGCTTTGTTCCTGGAGAAGATGGTTTCTCACTATTCGTACGTTGCATACCTTACAACTTCTATGCGCTTCTAACAATTCTCATGATGGTTTGCATCGTAGCTTTCCATTTCGACTATGGTCCAATGAGAGTTCACGAGGACAATGCTATCAATGGCGATATCTACACAACACCAGATAGACCTTATGAGAACGCTCAGAGCGATGCTATCGAAGGTAAGGGTAAGGTTATCGACATGATTCTACCAGTACTTATTCTAATCGCATTCTGCATCGGCGGAATCCTTTATGCTGGTGGATTCTTCAAGGGAACAGGATTCGTAAAATCATTCTCAAGCACAGATGCATCAGTTGGTCTATCAACAGGATCACTTCTAGCTATCCTAGTATGCGTTGCTTGGTTCCTAGGAAGAAGACTTATCTCATTTAAGGATATCATGGATTGCTTCCCAGAAGGATTCAAGGCTATGATTCCTGCTAACATGATCCTAACACTTGCATGGACACTAAAGGCTATGACAGATAGCCTAGGCAGCAAGGAATTTGTTCAAGAGTTCGTAGGTGGACTCGCAGGTAACCTTGTAAACTTGCTACCAGCTGTAGTATTCTTAATCGGATGCGTAATCGCATTTGCTACAGGAACATCATGGGGAACATTTGGTATCCTAATTCCTATCGTTGTATCAGTATTCTCTAACGATAAGGAGATGATGGTAATAGCAATGTCAGCTTGTATGGCAGGTGCTGTATGCGGAGACCACTGCTCACCAATATCAGATACAACAATAATGGCATCAGCAGGCGCTCAGAGCAATCACATCAACCACGTAAATACACAGCTGCCTTACGCTATGACAGTAGCAGCAGTATCATTTGTAGGATACATAGTTGCTGGATTTGTAAAGAATGTATTCATCGCACTTCCAGTTGCATTTGCTATGATGGTTGCAGTACTAGCTGTACTAGTTAAGATTTACGGAAAAGAATCTGAATAAATTACACTAAGGTGTATAAATTTATATTCAATTGACAATGATTCAACACGAAAAGCCCTTTAGTTACTAAGGGGCTTTTTCAATTGCTTTTCCCCTTACATTTTATACGCAGATGGTGTATACTATTATTGTAAGTTAAATATGGTAAGAGGAGAGTTACAAATGTTCAAAGAAAACGAATTGGTAATGTACGGTTCTACCGGCGTTTGTCGCGTAAAGGAGATTGGCAGGCCAAGTTTTGTTGACAAGGACGACGAGCGTATCTACTACCTCTTAGAGCCAGTTTTTCAGAGCGGTGTCATCTATGCACCTATTGACAATGATAAGATTCCTATCAGAGCAGTAATTTCAGCAGAGAGTGCCTCGCAGCTACTTGATCATTTTGATGAGATTGAGGTTGATGATTACAAGTGCAAGAGCTCTCAGCAGCTATCGCAGCACTATCAGAGCATAATAGAAAATCACTGCTGTGCAGATTTACTTGCCATGACCAAGTCTATTTATATTAAATCTATGGTAGCTGGTAGGAATAAGAAACACCTAGGGCAGATAGACAAACGGTATATGAAGCGCGCGGAGGACTTGATTTATAGCGAAATCGCAGTCGCACTCGATACCAATAGAGAAGATGTCGAAAGGTATATTAAGGACAAGCTAGGAAAATACATTATCTAAATCAGAGTAGTAGATTTTCCAACTAATCTTATGCTAATCCTAAACTAATCTTAAATGCTCGGATGCTTTTAGAATTTCTAGAAGCATCCATTTTATTTGCTTGACTTTTAATCAAAATACGATATAATCTTTTTTGTTGGTTTAGCAATACTAAACAAATAGTTTAGAAAGGATATGCCTAATGTCTATTCAAATCGGTGAAAAGATTAAGGAGCTTAGAATAAGAAATGGGCTAACTCAGGAGGAGCTAGCAGATAGAGCAGAGCTCTCCAAGGGATTCATTTCCCAGCTTGAGCGAGACCTTACCTCACCGTCGATTTCGACGCTTGAGGATATTTTGCAGTGCCTTGGAATAAGCGTATCTGAATTCTTTGCTAGCGAAGAGGATGAGCAGATAGTTTTCGGAGAAGAGGACTATTTTGAGAAGGAAGATGCTACTGAGGGAAATATCATCGAGTGGATCATTCCTAATGCTCAGAAGAACGAGATGGAGCCTATAAGGCTAAAGATAGAACCTAATGGAAGAACCTATCCGGATAACCCTCACGAGGGAGAGGAATTTGGATACATACTTAAGGGAAGCATATGCATCCATTTAGGCAGTAAGAAGTACGAAGCCAAGGCTGGAGAAGCCTTTTATTATAAAGCAGATAAAACACATTATTTCATGTCGAAGAGCGGAGCCCTTTTGATATGGGTTAGCACGCCGCCAAGCTTTTAGGAGGGAAAATGCAATCATTAATAGAACTTAAGAACATAAGCAAAGCATTTGGCGATACGACGGTGCTGGATAACTTCAATTTGAGTGTAAATGAGAATGAGTTTATCACTTTGCTAGGACCTTCAGGCTGCGGAAAGACTACAACGCTCAGAATAGTAGGTGGCTTTGAGACGCCTGATAAGGGTAAGGTGTTTTTTGAGGGCAGGGATATTACAGACCTTGCGCCAAATAAGAGACATATCAATACTGTATTTCAGAAGTATGCTCTGTTTCCACATATGAATGTAGGAGACAATATTGCATTTGGTCTAAAGATCAAAGGAAAGAGCGACCAGTATATCCGAGATAAGATAAAGTATGCACTAAACCTCGTAAACCTAAGCGGATACGAGAGAAGAAGAATAGATTCACTATCAGGTGGACAGCAGCAGAGAATTGCTATTGCAAGAGCTATAGTTAACGAGCCTAAGGTTCTTCTCCTTGATGAGCCTCTTGGAGCTCTTGATCTAAAGCTAAGGCAGGACATGCAGTACGAACTTATTAGACTTAAGAACGAGCTTGGGATTACCTTCCTATATGTAACTCACGACCAAGAAGAAGCTCTTACCATGAGCGATAAGGTCATAGTTATGAATGGTGGCTACATACAGCAGATGGGAACTCCTGAGGAGATATATAACGAGCCTGAGAACGCGTTTGTTGCTGACTTTATTGGCGATAGCAATATCATTGACGCTGTAATGCTAGAGGATAAATATGTAAAGATAGGTGAGACTGTCTTTGATTGTGTGGATACTGGATTTGGCAAGAACAAGCCAGTCGATGTAATGATAAGACCTGAGGATATTATCATCAGAGAGCCTGGTAAGGGTAAGATAGACGGAGTGGTTACACACAATATCTTTATTGGTGTTTACTATGAGATGGAGATAGAGGCAGGTGGATTCACTTGGCTTGCTCAGAACACAACTAGCTTTGCAGTAGGTGAGCATGTAAGCATTGATGTAATTCCTTTCAACATACAGATCATGCACAAGCCTCAGACCAAGGAAGAGGAGGCAATAGAGATAGATGTATAAAAAGCCTT
The nucleotide sequence above comes from Eubacterium sulci ATCC 35585. Encoded proteins:
- a CDS encoding antitoxin HicB, encoding MKNVYPIVLKKGSKDNYIVFVPDFNINTEGEDMATAIEMARDAIGIVGIDMEDEHEVLPKPSAMTSIETNKDEFISLVDVDFDEYRRKNDMRAIRKNCTIPSWLNFEAEKAGINFSAILQAALKAELNLK
- a CDS encoding threonine synthase, with protein sequence MHMINYVSTRGMEGSFSAAEAIVKGIADDKGLFVPTKIPALSVSFDELAKMTYQQVAKLVIGSFFSDFTSEEIDYCVDNAYDEKFEVPEIAKITKADGANFLELYHGKTAAFKDMALSILPYLMTTSMKKLGVDKKVCILTATSGDTGKAALEGFADVENTEIIVFYPKDGVSEVQRRQMVTQEGKNVHVYAIEGNFDDAQTGVKKLFTDNALKEELASKGYVFSSANSINIGRLIPQVAYYVYAYSRLVAAGDIEASDAINITVPTGNFGNILAAYYAMKMGIPVSKFICASNENKVLTDFFVSGKYDIKRDFVLTNSPSMDILISSNLERLLYHLSSADELRKLMESLDSKGEYKVSDSIKAGLDCFYAGFADMDLTCETIGELYKKESYLVDTHTAVAYAVFEQYKKETGDEKANVIASTASPYKFPRSVASSIGLNPEGMSDFECVDKLKEFTGVKVPKAIDGLESREVKHDKVFAKDKMLDAIEDALCL
- a CDS encoding membrane protein — encoded protein: MSIIEILLIAVGLSMDAFAVSICKGLALRDMKWRYAIVCGLYFGIFQALMPSIGYFLGARFIAIIADFDHWIAFVLLLIIGLKMIKEAGDEEKEDANFDVKTMLLLAIATSIDALAVGISFAVLKVNIVLAVTLIGATTFAFGFAGVKLGNLCGTRFKSGAERVGGVILILIGTKILLEHLGILSI
- a CDS encoding sodium:proton antiporter, producing MKNLKSRAIWIIGFAALLIMCMPILAMAKEAEYVPALFGSVWSLLPPFVAIILALITKEAYSSLFIGIVCGGILWSGGHFEQTVHHVLHDGIISRLSDSYNVGILVFLIILGSLVAMMNKTGASAAFGAWAEERIKTREGAQYSTILLGCLIFVDDYFNCLTVGAVMRPITDKHHVSRAKLAYLIDATAAPVCIIAPISSWAAAVAGFVPGEDGFSLFVRCIPYNFYALLTILMMVCIVAFHFDYGPMRVHEDNAINGDIYTTPDRPYENAQSDAIEGKGKVIDMILPVLILIAFCIGGILYAGGFFKGTGFVKSFSSTDASVGLSTGSLLAILVCVAWFLGRRLISFKDIMDCFPEGFKAMIPANMILTLAWTLKAMTDSLGSKEFVQEFVGGLAGNLVNLLPAVVFLIGCVIAFATGTSWGTFGILIPIVVSVFSNDKEMMVIAMSACMAGAVCGDHCSPISDTTIMASAGAQSNHINHVNTQLPYAMTVAAVSFVGYIVAGFVKNVFIALPVAFAMMVAVLAVLVKIYGKESE
- a CDS encoding Cro/Cl family transcriptional regulator translates to MQIGEKIKELRIRNGLTQEELADRAELSKGFISQLERDLTSPSISTLEDILQCLGISVSEFFASEEDEQIVFGEEDYFEKEDATEGNIIEWIIPNAQKNEMEPIRLKIEPNGRTYPDNPHEGEEFGYILKGSICIHLGSKKYEAKAGEAFYYKADKTHYFMSKSGALLIWVSTPPSF
- a CDS encoding spermidine/putrescine ABC transporter ATP-binding protein is translated as MQSLIELKNISKAFGDTTVLDNFNLSVNENEFITLLGPSGCGKTTTLRIVGGFETPDKGKVFFEGRDITDLAPNKRHINTVFQKYALFPHMNVGDNIAFGLKIKGKSDQYIRDKIKYALNLVNLSGYERRRIDSLSGGQQQRIAIARAIVNEPKVLLLDEPLGALDLKLRQDMQYELIRLKNELGITFLYVTHDQEEALTMSDKVIVMNGGYIQQMGTPEEIYNEPENAFVADFIGDSNIIDAVMLEDKYVKIGETVFDCVDTGFGKNKPVDVMIRPEDIIIREPGKGKIDGVVTHNIFIGVYYEMEIEAGGFTWLAQNTTSFAVGEHVSIDVIPFNIQIMHKPQTKEEEAIEIDV